The Acidobacteriota bacterium genome contains a region encoding:
- a CDS encoding rod shape-determining protein, with translation MSFRTAFHLFSSDLAIDLGTANSLVYAKGKGIVVDEPSIVAVNESNGAVEAVGREAKYMLGRTPANIVAIRPLKDGVIADFKITERMLTYFIRKAHGRKLLVHPRIVIGVPSEITQVEKRAVIDSAYRSKASEVYLVEQAMVAALGAGLPVSEPSGNLVVDIGGGTTDIAVISLSGIVYGRSVRLAGHELDDSIIRYIRAKHNLLIGERTAEQIKIEVGSAYPLDEPVTMEIKGRNLVEGIPKTVVITDGEIREALAEGVGAIVNAIRAVLEKTPPELSADIVDKGLILTGGGALLRNLDKCIREETGLPVTVAEDPLSCVVRGTGQMLGDFDLLKKISVDSY, from the coding sequence ATGAGTTTTCGAACCGCCTTCCACCTCTTTTCCAGCGACCTCGCCATTGACCTGGGCACGGCCAACTCCCTGGTTTACGCCAAGGGCAAGGGAATTGTTGTCGATGAACCCTCCATCGTGGCCGTCAACGAATCCAACGGTGCGGTGGAAGCCGTGGGCCGGGAGGCCAAGTACATGCTGGGACGCACCCCGGCAAACATCGTTGCCATCCGGCCGTTGAAGGACGGCGTCATCGCCGACTTCAAGATCACCGAAAGGATGCTGACCTATTTCATCCGCAAGGCCCATGGCCGCAAGTTGCTGGTCCACCCCAGGATCGTCATCGGAGTTCCCTCGGAAATCACTCAGGTCGAGAAGCGGGCGGTCATCGACTCCGCCTACAGATCCAAGGCCAGCGAGGTCTACCTGGTGGAGCAGGCCATGGTGGCGGCGCTCGGGGCAGGGCTGCCGGTCTCGGAACCTTCAGGGAATCTGGTGGTGGACATCGGAGGCGGAACCACCGACATCGCCGTTATCTCCTTGTCCGGGATAGTCTACGGTCGTTCCGTCAGGCTGGCCGGCCACGAGCTGGACGACTCCATCATTCGATACATCCGAGCCAAGCACAACCTGCTGATCGGCGAACGCACCGCGGAACAGATAAAGATCGAAGTCGGTTCGGCCTACCCCCTGGACGAACCGGTCACCATGGAGATCAAGGGACGCAACCTGGTCGAGGGAATCCCGAAAACCGTGGTCATTACCGACGGCGAGATTCGTGAAGCTCTGGCGGAGGGCGTGGGGGCCATCGTCAATGCGATCCGGGCGGTGCTGGAAAAAACCCCTCCCGAACTCTCGGCCGACATCGTGGACAAGGGCCTTATCCTGACCGGAGGAGGCGCCTTGCTTCGGAACCTGGACAAGTGCATCCGGGAGGAAACCGGGCTGCCGGTCACCGTGGCGGAAGATCCCCTGTCCTGCGTGGTCCGCGGTACGGGACAAATGTTGGGAGATTTCGATCTCCTCAAGAAAATCTCCGTCGACTCCTACTGA
- a CDS encoding rod shape-determining protein MreC, translated as MKPLFQSRREALIVIVTLAAHLALLSSQIPKASSTPLLRTWAMEFVLPFLRGAVGGVSSLSGLWEDYVRLRVDKEEHERLKSEVEDYRQTLLVYKEEVNRLKRLEVLDLVKAALNRPSVAANVIGGDDRMGYSSRVVDKGSSSGISWDCPVINSEGVVGRIVHVSRNSAVVQLISDLDSGVGILLETSRATGVLRGTGQQTATIHYVPPSEEAAPGERVITSGLDRIYPKGLLVGSVLSATSLQTGLQQVKVAIAARMQKLEEVLILKKESTG; from the coding sequence ATGAAGCCGCTATTCCAGTCGCGAAGAGAAGCGCTGATCGTCATTGTAACCCTGGCGGCTCACCTGGCCCTGCTCTCCTCCCAGATCCCGAAGGCCAGTTCCACTCCCCTTTTGCGCACCTGGGCCATGGAGTTCGTTCTGCCCTTCCTGAGGGGAGCTGTCGGAGGCGTCAGCAGCCTGAGCGGGCTATGGGAGGACTACGTCCGCTTGAGGGTCGACAAGGAGGAGCATGAGCGCCTCAAGAGCGAGGTGGAGGATTACCGGCAAACCCTCCTGGTCTACAAGGAAGAGGTCAACAGGCTCAAACGGTTGGAGGTTTTGGATCTGGTCAAGGCCGCTCTGAACCGACCCAGCGTGGCAGCCAACGTGATCGGCGGAGACGATCGCATGGGTTACAGCTCCAGAGTCGTGGACAAGGGTTCCAGCTCGGGGATCAGTTGGGATTGCCCGGTGATCAACTCCGAAGGCGTGGTGGGTCGAATCGTGCACGTTTCCAGGAACAGCGCGGTGGTCCAGTTGATCTCCGACCTGGACAGCGGCGTGGGCATCCTGCTGGAAACCAGCCGGGCTACCGGCGTCCTGAGGGGCACGGGCCAACAGACGGCCACCATTCACTATGTCCCCCCCTCCGAAGAGGCTGCACCCGGTGAGCGAGTGATCACCTCGGGACTGGATCGGATATATCCCAAGGGACTGCTGGTTGGAAGCGTGCTGTCGGCGACCTCTTTGCAGACCGGTTTGCAGCAGGTCAAGGTCGCCATCGCCGCCCGCATGCAAAAACTTGAAGAGGTCCTGATTCTCAAGAAAGAGTCGACCGGATGA
- the mrdA gene encoding penicillin-binding protein 2: MQLRDFYKDKEAAQARIPILQVSIILGFLLLLAGLWKVQILRHNHYAARAEQNQVRSIRWVAPRGKILDRYGRPLANNRRSYTLSVTRKDLSELESSLDLLTEGLQFEPGFLKSQIEKQLRRPRHLPLVLKEDAGIGDISFIEAHRQELPAIQVVPHPIRNYPEDEVAAHLLGYVTEISENQLESGIFGDTAKPGDIVGQKGVERVYDHILRGVDGKKTVRVDSRGREIETIDLIPPYAGNNLRLTIDIDIQRAAERAFGDKAGAAVAVDPKTGEVLCLLSRPAFDPNSFATRISRQKWDQLLLDPQKPMQNRAIQSRFPPGSVFKIFLAVAGLQEGVLTPTHTEYCTGGTRIYGRRFACWKKEGHGEVNLHSAIVSSCNVFFYRLGRKLGIDKIAVHAKAMGLGYKTGIDLLGENPGVIPSPEWKRRIYNANWYPGETISVAVGQGAVSLTPIQLARALGGLGMGGVYNVPHVVPSEDRTRAGTRLPAAFKPDPPLQPRTVRLISQGLWGVVNEYGTGRRAAVQGFDVCGKTGTAQVISREGRARLKVDGESFQDNAWFVGFAPRDLPEIAAAVFVEQGGSGGASAAPVLQAMFQVYFDKHKKKQSQPGVSSEQITFSLPSERVN; the protein is encoded by the coding sequence ATGCAACTTCGAGACTTCTACAAAGACAAGGAGGCCGCTCAGGCTCGAATCCCGATTCTTCAGGTGTCGATCATCCTGGGGTTCCTGCTGCTGCTGGCCGGACTGTGGAAGGTGCAGATCCTGCGCCACAACCATTACGCCGCCCGTGCCGAGCAGAATCAGGTCCGATCCATCCGCTGGGTGGCGCCTCGAGGCAAGATCCTGGATCGCTATGGAAGGCCGCTGGCCAACAACCGCCGTTCCTATACTCTCAGCGTAACCCGAAAGGACCTCTCCGAGCTCGAATCCTCCCTTGATCTCCTGACGGAGGGCCTCCAGTTCGAGCCCGGCTTCCTGAAGTCCCAAATCGAGAAGCAGCTACGCCGGCCCAGGCACCTGCCCCTGGTCCTCAAGGAGGATGCCGGAATCGGCGATATTTCCTTCATCGAGGCCCACCGCCAGGAGCTTCCGGCCATTCAGGTGGTTCCCCATCCCATCAGAAACTATCCTGAAGACGAGGTGGCGGCTCACCTGCTGGGTTACGTGACCGAGATATCGGAGAATCAACTGGAATCGGGGATATTCGGAGACACGGCCAAACCCGGCGACATCGTTGGCCAAAAGGGCGTGGAACGGGTCTACGACCACATCCTCAGGGGGGTGGACGGGAAAAAGACGGTACGGGTCGACAGTCGCGGCCGCGAGATCGAAACCATCGACCTGATCCCGCCCTACGCCGGAAACAACCTGCGCCTGACCATCGATATCGATATTCAGCGGGCCGCTGAGAGAGCCTTCGGAGACAAGGCAGGAGCAGCCGTCGCCGTTGATCCCAAGACCGGGGAGGTGCTCTGCCTGCTGAGCCGCCCCGCGTTCGATCCCAACAGCTTCGCCACCCGCATCAGCCGGCAGAAGTGGGACCAACTGTTGCTGGATCCCCAAAAACCCATGCAGAACCGAGCGATTCAGAGCCGCTTTCCCCCGGGTTCGGTATTCAAGATATTCCTGGCCGTCGCCGGCCTGCAGGAAGGGGTACTGACCCCGACCCATACCGAGTACTGTACCGGGGGCACGCGGATCTACGGCCGCCGCTTCGCCTGTTGGAAAAAGGAAGGACACGGAGAGGTCAATCTGCACAGCGCCATTGTGTCTTCCTGCAACGTCTTTTTCTATCGCCTGGGTCGAAAACTGGGGATTGACAAGATTGCGGTCCATGCCAAGGCCATGGGATTGGGATACAAGACCGGAATCGATCTGCTAGGCGAAAATCCGGGAGTCATCCCCTCGCCCGAATGGAAGCGGCGAATCTACAATGCCAACTGGTATCCCGGAGAAACCATTTCGGTGGCCGTCGGCCAGGGGGCGGTTTCTCTGACCCCCATTCAACTCGCCCGGGCCCTGGGGGGATTGGGCATGGGAGGAGTCTACAACGTGCCCCACGTGGTACCGTCCGAGGATCGCACTCGCGCGGGCACGCGCTTGCCTGCCGCATTCAAGCCGGACCCTCCTCTCCAACCCCGAACAGTACGGCTCATCAGTCAGGGACTGTGGGGTGTCGTCAACGAGTACGGCACCGGCCGGCGGGCTGCCGTGCAGGGATTCGATGTCTGCGGCAAAACGGGGACGGCCCAGGTCATCAGTCGGGAAGGGCGGGCGCGCTTGAAAGTGGATGGCGAATCGTTCCAGGACAACGCCTGGTTCGTCGGCTTCGCCCCCAGAGACCTTCCGGAAATTGCGGCTGCCGTTTTCGTGGAACAGGGAGGAAGCGGCGGCGCCAGTGCGGCGCCTGTCCTTCAGGCCATGTTCCAGGTCTATTTCGACAAGCACAAGAAAAAGCAGTCTCAACCCGGGGTCTCCTCGGAGCAAATCACCTTTTCCCTGCCTTCCGAAAGGGTGAACTAG
- the rodA gene encoding rod shape-determining protein RodA → MPKQILPYLKQCDWVMLSLALAIAAVGVVEIYSATQYELSESYYVKQLYYIILGLVVLALVVSLDYRLLSQQVPYIYLVAVLSLLLVLFIAPAIHGTRGWIPLGAFKIQPAEFAKVAIVLTLSRFLSENRTHFLTSSHIIKACLLVGLPLGLILLQPDLGSAITLAPPLAVGLVLGGLRRRWILAGVVVVTLISAAGWYSLKPYQKERVYTFLEPERDPSGQGYQAIQSRIAMGSGGLLGKGVTQGSQTALGFLPERHTDFIFSVVGEELGFAGSFIILAFYFLIIMRSIRIAQTARDKLGVFLVLGSVSVLFFHILVNVGMVVGLAPITGIPLPLLSYGGSSMLTTFILLGLIINVGMRRYIY, encoded by the coding sequence TTGCCAAAACAGATCCTGCCCTATCTCAAGCAGTGTGACTGGGTGATGTTGTCCCTGGCCCTGGCCATCGCCGCCGTGGGCGTGGTTGAGATCTACAGCGCCACCCAATACGAGCTGTCGGAATCCTATTACGTCAAACAGCTCTACTACATCATCCTGGGACTGGTAGTCCTCGCCCTGGTGGTCAGCCTGGACTATCGACTCCTGTCCCAGCAGGTGCCCTACATCTACCTGGTTGCAGTACTCTCGCTGCTTCTGGTCCTGTTCATTGCCCCGGCCATACACGGCACGCGTGGATGGATTCCGCTGGGCGCCTTCAAGATCCAGCCCGCGGAATTCGCCAAGGTGGCAATCGTACTGACGCTTTCCCGGTTCCTGAGCGAGAACCGCACCCACTTCCTCACCTCCAGCCATATCATCAAGGCCTGCCTTCTGGTTGGACTCCCCCTGGGACTGATTCTGCTGCAACCCGACCTGGGTTCGGCCATCACCCTGGCTCCGCCGCTTGCCGTCGGCCTGGTGCTTGGAGGGCTCCGCCGCAGGTGGATCCTGGCCGGGGTTGTCGTGGTGACCTTGATTAGTGCCGCCGGATGGTATAGTCTCAAGCCGTATCAGAAGGAGCGTGTCTACACGTTCCTGGAGCCGGAACGGGACCCTAGCGGCCAGGGTTACCAGGCGATCCAGTCCCGCATAGCCATGGGCTCCGGCGGTCTATTGGGGAAGGGAGTCACCCAGGGAAGCCAGACGGCGCTGGGTTTTCTTCCCGAACGCCATACCGACTTCATATTTTCGGTCGTAGGCGAAGAGCTTGGATTCGCTGGATCGTTCATTATTCTGGCTTTCTACTTTCTGATCATCATGCGTTCGATACGCATTGCACAGACCGCGCGCGACAAGCTTGGAGTGTTTCTCGTGCTGGGGTCGGTGAGCGTGCTCTTTTTCCATATCCTGGTGAACGTCGGCATGGTGGTGGGCTTGGCGCCCATCACGGGTATTCCCCTTCCATTGCTGAGCTATGGAGGGTCTTCGATGCTCACCACGTTCATATTGCTGGGATTGATCATCAACGTCGGAATGAGACGGTACATTTACTAG
- a CDS encoding Rne/Rng family ribonuclease gives MSKELIVSASSQETKAAILEGGEVVEIHIEREGDQGIVGSICKGRVTKVLPGMQSAFVNVGLERDAFLYVSDFFEDTDEYDLIAGTADEPVAKPDQAPGPETARQPAPGGEDSGGARHPDRRMRPRRARRGRLRGKRQEAAPSEPSAAAAESPAPPPPPASVSGPPESLSVLPGETLAKYAAVSEPPPAVEPEGEPQDTVQSEPAATAETASTTEPLAQSEPSAAEETTVQPEPTAAGEPAPATEPESRPLKGRRGRRRSRQAATESAEADASAASPEAAKGPDTEAEVHADGEAGTAEVEEPTAQAEEPTAESVTVEVEETTAESGPSTGDSEPTTEASSEAAADSVTLSEEPEAATEETPPGPAQAESGAEEPGEEAEAAWETDAQAPPESDAAEETDSAGEPTPEVAEPAAEVAADEPGAAAAATDDDAGEQVAAAEASTAVDSPEEQDAISTETDQAREPAPAEVAESPDSPADGPSASAGEGPSDPNQPEDPNSTGEAAEPESETVGAAKTSSGPASRPRASNAQYRSRPSTPRFFRRSPDRRRSQNRGEDRQRREASSPAPMIADLLKEGQEILVQIAKEPLGTKGARITSHIAIPGRYLVYMPTVNHIGVSRKISSGDERQRLRRIIQDNRGDLPGGFIVRTAGEYKGEDEFKADIGFLRALWTEVKTQSDKKSAPAIIHRELNLVQRILRDQFNREFSAIRVDNELAYASIVELIHRFQPSLVKKVKLYTRETPIFEEFGVQAELDKALRSKVWLKSGGYIVIDQAEALVAIDVNTGKYVGKSNKLEDTIAKTNMEAAKEIARQLRLRDLGGIIVCDFIDMEDRKNRLKVTQTLEQALRRDKSPSKVLQFNDFGLVAITRKRVKQSLLKALCEPCSECCGSGMVKSPQTVCYEIQGEARKMASAIEDPEITIRVHPRVAKALKTTEASVVDELESSLKKDLVIKSDPLFPQERFDIF, from the coding sequence ATGTCGAAGGAGCTTATTGTTTCCGCTTCGTCACAAGAAACCAAGGCCGCCATCCTGGAGGGCGGCGAAGTCGTTGAAATCCACATCGAGCGCGAAGGAGACCAAGGAATCGTAGGAAGCATCTGCAAGGGTCGAGTGACCAAGGTGCTTCCGGGAATGCAGTCGGCTTTTGTCAACGTCGGCCTGGAACGCGATGCCTTTCTCTATGTCTCCGATTTTTTCGAAGACACTGACGAATATGACCTGATTGCAGGCACGGCCGACGAGCCTGTCGCCAAGCCGGACCAGGCCCCAGGTCCCGAAACCGCCAGGCAACCCGCACCGGGCGGAGAAGACTCCGGTGGCGCCCGCCATCCGGACCGTCGCATGCGCCCCCGGAGGGCCAGGCGGGGCCGCTTGCGAGGGAAGCGCCAGGAGGCAGCTCCTTCAGAGCCCAGCGCCGCAGCGGCGGAAAGCCCCGCGCCGCCCCCACCCCCAGCTTCGGTTTCCGGCCCACCCGAGTCCCTTTCCGTCCTTCCCGGCGAAACACTGGCCAAATACGCGGCGGTTTCCGAGCCGCCCCCGGCGGTGGAACCCGAAGGCGAGCCTCAGGACACCGTTCAGTCCGAACCGGCTGCGACAGCCGAGACAGCCTCAACAACCGAGCCCCTCGCTCAGTCCGAACCGTCCGCAGCAGAGGAAACGACGGTCCAGCCCGAACCTACCGCGGCAGGAGAGCCGGCCCCTGCAACCGAGCCCGAGTCCCGTCCCCTCAAGGGTAGAAGGGGCAGAAGGCGTTCCAGGCAAGCTGCCACCGAGAGCGCTGAGGCAGATGCCTCTGCAGCATCCCCTGAAGCAGCGAAGGGCCCGGACACTGAAGCGGAGGTTCATGCCGACGGCGAAGCCGGGACCGCGGAAGTGGAGGAACCGACCGCCCAAGCGGAAGAGCCGACCGCCGAATCCGTGACAGTCGAAGTGGAGGAGACAACCGCCGAATCCGGACCATCCACCGGCGACTCCGAGCCGACAACGGAAGCCTCTTCCGAGGCAGCCGCGGACTCGGTGACACTGTCGGAAGAGCCCGAAGCAGCCACCGAGGAGACCCCTCCCGGCCCGGCTCAGGCAGAGTCGGGGGCCGAGGAACCGGGCGAGGAAGCTGAAGCTGCCTGGGAAACGGACGCGCAGGCGCCACCGGAATCGGACGCCGCCGAGGAGACCGATTCCGCTGGAGAACCGACTCCCGAGGTCGCCGAGCCGGCCGCGGAGGTCGCCGCCGATGAACCCGGCGCCGCTGCCGCCGCAACCGACGATGACGCCGGGGAACAGGTGGCGGCAGCCGAAGCCTCGACCGCGGTGGACAGCCCCGAGGAACAGGACGCAATCTCGACCGAGACGGACCAGGCTCGGGAACCGGCTCCGGCCGAGGTCGCCGAAAGCCCGGATTCTCCAGCTGACGGGCCGTCCGCAAGCGCCGGCGAAGGCCCATCCGACCCGAATCAGCCCGAGGATCCGAACTCGACAGGAGAGGCCGCCGAACCTGAAAGCGAAACGGTCGGGGCAGCCAAGACATCCTCCGGCCCCGCTTCCAGGCCTCGGGCCTCCAACGCCCAGTATCGCAGTCGTCCCAGCACGCCACGGTTCTTCCGCCGGTCACCCGACCGGCGCCGCTCCCAGAATCGCGGCGAGGATCGGCAGCGTCGGGAGGCGTCCTCCCCCGCACCCATGATCGCCGACCTCCTCAAGGAGGGTCAGGAGATCCTGGTCCAGATCGCCAAGGAGCCGCTGGGGACCAAGGGAGCGCGGATTACGTCCCACATAGCCATTCCCGGTCGCTACCTGGTCTACATGCCCACGGTCAACCACATCGGAGTCTCCCGCAAGATCAGCTCCGGAGACGAGCGCCAGCGACTCAGGAGGATCATCCAGGACAACCGTGGGGATCTGCCGGGCGGGTTCATCGTTCGTACGGCCGGTGAGTACAAGGGAGAGGACGAATTCAAGGCCGACATCGGTTTTCTTCGGGCCCTCTGGACGGAGGTCAAGACCCAGTCCGACAAGAAGTCCGCCCCCGCCATCATCCACCGGGAATTGAACCTGGTGCAGCGGATTCTCAGGGACCAGTTCAACCGCGAATTCTCCGCGATCCGGGTGGATAACGAGTTGGCCTACGCCTCCATCGTGGAGTTGATCCACCGATTCCAGCCCAGCCTGGTCAAGAAGGTCAAGCTCTACACCCGGGAGACACCCATATTCGAGGAGTTCGGGGTCCAGGCGGAACTGGACAAGGCCCTGCGCTCCAAGGTCTGGCTGAAATCGGGAGGCTATATCGTCATCGACCAGGCCGAGGCCCTGGTGGCCATCGACGTGAACACCGGAAAGTACGTGGGCAAGTCGAACAAGCTGGAAGACACCATTGCCAAGACCAATATGGAGGCAGCCAAGGAGATTGCCCGTCAACTGCGGCTGCGCGACCTGGGAGGCATCATCGTTTGCGACTTCATCGACATGGAGGACCGCAAGAACCGGCTCAAGGTGACCCAGACGCTGGAGCAGGCTCTGAGGCGGGACAAGTCACCCTCGAAGGTGCTTCAATTCAATGACTTCGGCCTGGTGGCCATTACCCGCAAGCGGGTGAAGCAATCGCTGCTGAAAGCGTTGTGCGAGCCCTGTTCCGAATGCTGCGGGTCGGGAATGGTGAAATCTCCCCAAACCGTCTGTTACGAGATTCAAGGGGAAGCGCGGAAGATGGCCAGCGCCATCGAAGATCCGGAGATCACGATCCGCGTGCACCCCAGGGTAGCCAAGGCCCTCAAGACCACCGAGGCCTCGGTCGTCGACGAGTTGGAGTCGAGCCTGAAGAAAGACCTGGTGATCAAGAGCGACCCCCTCTTCCCCCAGGAACGCTTCGACATCTTTTAA
- a CDS encoding SDR family oxidoreductase: MARILIAGCGYVGQELGLRLVREGHFVCGLRRGPSRLPPGLRGFSADLTRPETLGDLPGPFDVVFYTAGADRRSEAGYRSAYLQGLGNLIGALQGQNPPVRRIFFTSSTAVYGQSSGEWIDEDSAAEARHFRGRLLREAEQVLLESPIAGTVVRVGGIYGPGRQRLIDSVRRGEACCFEGPPRYLNHVHRDDCSGALAHLMGVDNPRSLYLLVDQEPAEQCGVLRWISRRLRVPEPSRVSPEPGKPARGTKRCRNTRLLDSGYAFRYPTFREGYEALIAGAPH; the protein is encoded by the coding sequence ATGGCTCGCATTCTCATTGCCGGTTGCGGCTACGTGGGGCAGGAATTGGGTCTGCGCCTGGTTCGCGAGGGGCACTTTGTTTGCGGCTTGCGGCGCGGTCCGAGTCGGCTGCCGCCGGGGCTGCGCGGGTTCAGCGCCGATCTCACCCGGCCGGAGACGCTGGGGGACCTGCCCGGGCCCTTCGATGTGGTGTTCTACACGGCCGGGGCCGATCGTCGCTCGGAAGCGGGCTATCGATCGGCCTACCTACAGGGGCTGGGGAACCTGATTGGGGCGCTGCAGGGGCAGAACCCTCCCGTGCGCAGGATATTCTTCACCTCCAGCACGGCGGTCTACGGCCAGTCCAGCGGCGAATGGATAGACGAGGATTCAGCGGCCGAGGCCCGCCACTTCCGGGGGCGGTTGCTCAGAGAGGCCGAACAGGTGTTGCTGGAAAGCCCGATCGCGGGCACCGTAGTTCGGGTCGGAGGGATCTATGGGCCGGGCCGGCAGCGGCTGATCGACAGCGTCCGGCGAGGGGAGGCCTGCTGTTTCGAAGGGCCGCCCCGCTATCTGAACCATGTCCATCGAGACGACTGCTCGGGAGCGCTGGCTCATTTGATGGGGGTCGACAACCCGCGGTCTCTCTACCTGCTGGTGGACCAGGAGCCGGCCGAACAGTGCGGGGTCCTGCGCTGGATCTCGCGGCGGTTGAGGGTTCCGGAGCCGTCCCGGGTGTCCCCGGAGCCAGGCAAGCCCGCCCGGGGCACCAAGCGGTGTCGCAACACCCGGTTGCTGGATTCGGGCTACGCCTTTCGATATCCGACCTTTAGGGAAGGGTATGAGGCGTTGATTGCCGGAGCGCCCCATTAA
- a CDS encoding alpha-galactosidase produces METPLEGINRRQFLSSTAVMATTPAWVGAATAAAGQESGKPASLVEVMAELAPQGVSLKPGPGFAMERNGEMLDWNLESLESESADLWKFRYRSQDGLEAAGSLRLDRTLRAAEYRVKLTNTSDGRSQPLTRLYSLFLRLGGVTDPRIMACSGAGSASYFPHAREFPSDAFRPRWIEPFHYRPVEFASHRNLSGCPTGSCEVAVPVKQRGFGERWTGSSSQDLPLFMVSQGPDSDQPGLFFGIEWSTFWQARVAYDGSPSDVKIEVGPLIKDLVLDPGESLDLPVVHLGFFEMGFESGTNGLRRYIHQRLTPHYRGKPMVPHVAYTLWPGISVTYTEEELRRQVDAAAEAGVEMFCVDADWYKGGHSRGRGNWEVDPEKFPRGLEPFADYVRSKGMGMGLYFEAVAFPWTRLAREHPEFFYKLPEGFHPLKYNFSLPEACDHWIDLVGGFVERYDLRYIRADFYTDPMRGEESFHWDLVDSDGKTRFAHVRGLYQVWETLTSRHPRLMLELNAGGGNAIDLGSLRRHHCAWANDMSGHPHSCRMIQLGANAFIPANYMGLAVGPDREGRDHGLDVGFPDQAFLSRMTGQMLLHGGLAAWPPEVLRRAKHWVGIYKKIRPLLVKDFYRLLSVPNSEADWDAAQFCDGSNEGAVFVFRYLGRRPRQSVFLQSLDAGRRYRLRDEGTGESRVLSGSELMHGGLTVPLAPNSARLFSYRAV; encoded by the coding sequence ATGGAAACACCGTTGGAGGGGATCAACCGCCGTCAATTCCTGAGCAGCACTGCGGTTATGGCAACCACACCCGCCTGGGTCGGAGCCGCAACGGCGGCTGCCGGCCAGGAGTCGGGGAAGCCGGCAAGCCTGGTGGAGGTTATGGCAGAGCTGGCGCCCCAGGGAGTTTCCCTGAAACCGGGTCCCGGGTTCGCCATGGAGCGGAACGGAGAGATGCTGGACTGGAATCTCGAGTCCCTCGAGTCGGAGTCCGCCGATCTCTGGAAGTTTCGCTACCGCTCCCAGGACGGGCTCGAGGCTGCCGGAAGCCTGCGGTTGGACCGGACCCTGCGAGCGGCCGAATACCGGGTGAAGCTGACCAACACCTCCGACGGGCGTTCCCAGCCCCTGACCCGCCTCTATTCTCTCTTTCTACGGCTGGGCGGAGTCACCGATCCCCGGATCATGGCCTGTTCCGGGGCCGGCAGCGCCTCCTATTTTCCCCACGCCCGCGAGTTCCCTTCGGATGCCTTTCGCCCCCGCTGGATCGAACCCTTCCACTACCGTCCGGTGGAGTTCGCCAGCCACCGGAACCTGAGCGGGTGCCCCACCGGCTCCTGCGAGGTAGCGGTTCCCGTCAAGCAGCGGGGCTTCGGTGAACGCTGGACCGGGTCCTCTTCCCAGGATCTTCCCCTGTTCATGGTCAGCCAGGGCCCCGATTCGGACCAGCCCGGGCTCTTCTTCGGCATTGAATGGTCCACCTTCTGGCAGGCCCGCGTCGCCTATGACGGATCACCCTCCGACGTGAAAATCGAGGTCGGTCCCTTGATCAAGGACCTGGTTCTGGATCCGGGGGAGAGCCTGGACCTTCCGGTGGTCCACCTGGGCTTCTTCGAGATGGGCTTCGAGTCGGGCACCAACGGCTTGCGCCGCTACATTCACCAGCGCCTGACGCCCCACTACCGTGGAAAACCCATGGTGCCGCACGTGGCCTACACGCTCTGGCCCGGCATCAGCGTGACCTACACCGAGGAGGAGCTCCGCCGCCAGGTGGATGCGGCGGCCGAGGCCGGGGTGGAGATGTTCTGCGTGGACGCCGACTGGTACAAGGGAGGGCATTCCCGGGGCAGGGGCAACTGGGAGGTGGATCCCGAGAAGTTTCCCCGGGGGTTGGAGCCCTTTGCCGACTATGTCCGCTCCAAGGGGATGGGGATGGGACTCTACTTCGAGGCCGTAGCCTTTCCCTGGACCAGGCTGGCCCGGGAACATCCCGAGTTCTTCTACAAGCTTCCCGAGGGGTTCCACCCGCTCAAGTACAACTTCAGCTTGCCCGAGGCCTGCGACCACTGGATCGACCTTGTCGGCGGCTTCGTGGAGCGCTATGACCTGCGCTATATCCGGGCCGATTTCTATACCGATCCCATGCGGGGCGAGGAATCCTTTCACTGGGACCTGGTGGACTCCGACGGTAAAACCCGCTTCGCCCACGTGCGCGGGCTCTATCAGGTGTGGGAAACACTGACCAGCCGGCACCCCCGCCTGATGCTGGAGCTGAACGCCGGGGGCGGCAACGCCATTGATCTGGGCAGCCTGAGGCGTCACCACTGCGCCTGGGCCAACGACATGAGCGGGCATCCCCACTCCTGCCGCATGATCCAGCTCGGAGCCAATGCCTTCATCCCCGCCAATTACATGGGCCTGGCGGTGGGACCCGACCGGGAGGGCCGGGACCACGGTCTGGATGTCGGCTTTCCGGACCAGGCCTTTCTGAGCCGCATGACCGGGCAGATGCTTCTGCACGGCGGGCTGGCCGCCTGGCCGCCGGAAGTATTGCGGCGCGCCAAGCACTGGGTGGGGATTTACAAGAAGATCCGGCCGCTGCTGGTGAAGGACTTCTACCGGTTGCTGTCGGTGCCCAACAGCGAGGCCGATTGGGACGCTGCCCAGTTCTGCGACGGCTCCAACGAAGGAGCCGTTTTCGTCTTCCGTTACCTGGGGCGCCGCCCTCGCCAATCCGTTTTCCTGCAGTCCCTGGACGCCGGCCGCCGCTATCGCCTGCGGGACGAGGGCACCGGAGAAAGCCGGGTCCTGTCGGGGAGTGAGCTGATGCACGGCGGTCTCACGGTTCCGCTGGCTCCCAATTCGGCCAGGTTGTTCTCGTATCGGGCGGTGTGA